In Sphaeramia orbicularis chromosome 15, fSphaOr1.1, whole genome shotgun sequence, a single genomic region encodes these proteins:
- the LOC115434129 gene encoding phosphatidylcholine:ceramide cholinephosphotransferase 1 — MMKKVGVWSEEDVSSWLIEEGMSEYADALRGTDGPALLRLTKEDFKRAPLSLVSSDGGQQLLERVETLQIENHMEAHKNGHTNGHAGGLPNGTTKPQRNGTLKDYRMEMVHIPIPTKEAVRTPFPAEWGKTGIAFVYAVVCFVTTTVVISVVHERVPPKEHTPPLPDKFFDLFDRVEWAFSICEINGLLLVALWLLQWLLLKYRSIIGRRFFFIVGTLYLYRCITMYITTLPVPGMHFKCSPKLLGNWEAQMRRIMKMIAGGGLSITGSHTMCGDYLYSGHTVMLTLTYLFIKEYSPKRFWWYHWLCWILSAIGIFCILLAHDHYTVDVVVAYFITTRLFWWYHTMANQQSLKETSQSNPFSRVWWYRLFQYFEENVNGTVPRNYQLPSWRAFQWSRGVKYSRLDIQ, encoded by the exons ATGATGAAGAAGGTAGGGGTGTGGTCAGAGGAGGATGTCTCTAGCTGGTTGATCGAAGAGGGCATGTCAGAATATGCGGACGCTCTCCGTGGGACAGATGGCCCTGCCTTGCTGAGGCTCACGAAGGAAGATTTTAAGAGGGCTCCCCTCTCGCTGGTCTCGTCTGATGGCGGGCAGCAGTTGTTGGAACGTGTGGAGACATTGCAAATAGAGAACCACATGGAGGCTCATAAAAACGGTCATACAAACGGGCACGCCGGTGGGCTGCCCAACGGGACTACCAAACCCCAGAGGAATGGCACCCTAAAGGACTACAGGATGGAGATGGTCCACATCCCCATCCCTACAAAGGAGGCTGTGCGCACTCCATTCCCTGCAGAGTGGGGGAAAACGGGCATAGCCTTTGTCTACGCAGTGGTGTGTTTCGTCACCACCACTGTTGTAATTTCTGTGGTCCACGAGAGAGTACCGCCAAAGGAGCACACCCCACCACTACCCGATAAGTTCTTTGACCTGTTTGATAGAGTGGAGTGGGCCTTCTCTATCTGTGAAATTAACGGTTTGCTGCTGGTGGCACTGTGGTTACTACAGTGGCTTCTACTAAAGTACAg GTCAATTATAGGCAGAAGGTTCTTCTTCATTGTCGGCACACTTTATCTGTATCGGTGTATTACAATGTATATCACCACTCTGCCTGTTCCTGGGATGCACTTCAAATGTTCCCCAAAG ctcCTTGGGAACTGGGAGGCACAGATGAGAAGAATAATGAAGATGATTGCTGGTGGTGGCCTCTCCATTACCGGCTCCCACACAATGTGTGGAGATTATCTATATAGTGGCCATACAGTTATGTTGACACTAACATACCTCTTCATCAAGGAAT ATTCCCCCAAGCGCTTCTGGTGGTACCACTGGCTTTGCTGGATCCTGAGCGCTATTGGAATTTTCTGCATCCTTCTGGCCCACGACCACTACACTGTGGATGTGGTGGTGGCGTACTTTATCACTACACGCCTCTTCTGGTGGTACCACACTATGGCCAACCAGCAG tcacTAAAGGAGACGTCTCAGAGTAATCCTTTTTCCCGGGTATGGTGGTACCGATTGTTCCAGTACTTTGAGGAAAACGTCAATGGCACAGTCCCTCGTAACTATCAGCTGCCGTCGTGGCGAGCGTTTCAGTGGAGCCGCGGTGTCAAGTACAGCAGACTGGACATCCAGTGA